GGACTAATCGTGGCCATGATGAGCTGGCGTGGCCTGCCCGTGCCCGGGCCACAGGCCATCGTGGGCGCCATCGTCGGCGTGGGCCTCGCTGCAGGACGCTCTGTGGAGTGGGGTCTCCTTGGAAAAATTGTGGCTTCATGGGTGATAAACCCCGTAAGCGCCTGTGCCCTTGCTTACCTTTTGAGCCGCGTCCTCACGCCTCTTTTGAGTCGCAAACTCCTGGGCTTGGAAACCTTTGACCGCTTGACTCGAGCGATTTTGATCCTGGTCGGAATTTGGGGAGCATTTGCTTTAGGTGCCAACAACGTTCCGAATGTGACGGGAGCTTTCGTGAGCACGGGGTTTCTTTCTCCGAGCGCGGCGTGTCTCATCGGCGGAGCAGCCATCGCCCTGGGAGTGCTCACTTATTCCCGGCCAGTGATTGAGACGGTCGGCCACAAGCTGGTGGAGCTTGGGACCTGGCCCGCTTTGCTTGCGGTCACGGCGGAGGTCATGGTCCTCCAA
This portion of the Thermoplasmatales archaeon genome encodes:
- a CDS encoding inorganic phosphate transporter, giving the protein MWVLLPALFMGWALGANAAGNVCALGIATGAWRYRTAVLLTAAFTVLGAYLVGRAGVNTYGNLVSHEVRGAFCATLAAGLIVAMMSWRGLPVPGPQAIVGAIVGVGLAAGRSVEWGLLGKIVASWVINPVSACALAYLLSRVLTPLLSRKLLGLETFDRLTRAILILVGIWGAFALGANNVPNVTGAFVSTGFLSPSAACLIGGAAIALGVLTYSRPVIETVGHKLVELGTWPALLAVTAEVMVLQGFAAIGFPVSTAQAVVGAVVGVGLSKGVETVNLRQVWSILAGWVFTPVLSGGLGFLLWLGFGRLLG